The Cytobacillus sp. NJ13 sequence TGAAAATTCCTTAAGTGTGGATTGCAGAACTTGTACCGCTTCATCAATTTCTGATTTTGATGCTGTCAGCGGAGGCAGCAGCCGCAAAACATTTTCTCCTGCAGGTAATGCCAGCAAGCAATTGGCTCTTAATTCCTTTAACAATGATGGAAGAGGAATATCTAATTCAATACCGACCATCAAACCAAGATAGCGAATCTCCTTAACAGCTGCAAGCAGTTCAAGCGATTCTGCCAATTTGTCAGCAAGATATGCACTTTTTTCCTTAACGCCTTGTAAAAAATCATCATCAAATATTGTGTTCATGGTAGCAATAGCTGCTGCAATGCTGATCGGGTTCCCGCCAAATGTTGATCCATGGCTTCCTGGCCCAAATACTCCTTCTAATGCTTTTTTTCCAATCACAGCGCCTATTGGCAATCCGCTTCCCAGGCCTTTAGCTGCGGTTACGATATCGGGAGTAAGGTCAAAATGCTGAAATCCAAATGCTTTACCTGTTCTGCCAATGCCGGTCTGAATTTCATCTACTATCAGCAGCGCTCCATATTCTTTGCAAAGCTGCTCAGCTTTTGTTAAAAACTCCTGATTCCCAATGTGAATCCCGCCTTCACCCTGTACAATTTCCAGCATTACGGCCGCTGTTTCCGCATCAATCTCATCCTTCAATGCATTAATATCATTAAAAGGAACATACTTAAAAGTCTCAAGCATGGAACCATAGCCTTTTTTAATTTTTTCCTGGCCC is a genomic window containing:
- a CDS encoding acetylornithine transaminase codes for the protein MSNLFPTYARWEVEPEKAEGSYLFDKNGKRYLDFTSGIGVCNLGHRPAAVQKSINEQLNKFWHVSNLFMQDQQEAAAKTLSEAAGMDLVFFANSGAEANEAAIKLARKASGRKKIITFQQSFHGRTFATMAATGQEKIKKGYGSMLETFKYVPFNDINALKDEIDAETAAVMLEIVQGEGGIHIGNQEFLTKAEQLCKEYGALLIVDEIQTGIGRTGKAFGFQHFDLTPDIVTAAKGLGSGLPIGAVIGKKALEGVFGPGSHGSTFGGNPISIAAAIATMNTIFDDDFLQGVKEKSAYLADKLAESLELLAAVKEIRYLGLMVGIELDIPLPSLLKELRANCLLALPAGENVLRLLPPLTASKSEIDEAVQVLQSTLKEFSKSAV